The Mesobacillus boroniphilus region TTGAATGGCATGAGGAAGCAATGGTCGGTGTAGTCGTGGCGGCCAAGGGCTATCCTGAGGAATATGAAAAAGGTGCTGTATTGAAGGGCATCGAAAACATGTCACAGGTGTTTCATGCAGGCACAGCGAAAAACCGCGATGGTGAGTTAGTGACCAACGGCGGCAGGGTGCTACTTGTCGGTGCGAAAGCGGCATCGTTAAAAGATGCGCAGCAAAGGGTGTACGCAGAGCTTGAAAAGCTGGACTGCCCGGAAACCTTTTACCGCAGGGATATCGGCAGCAAGGCTATCGGGCACGTCTCTTGTTAGAGCCTTTCATATAAACGAGCAGCAGGGCGATGATGCTGCCAATCAACGCGATCCAGACGAAGCTGACGTCCATGATATATTCCCAGAACATAATATCATCTCCTTTTGGTGAAGCCCCCGGTTTAATGGGGGCTTTTTATTATTGCAAAAGCATCACATTTCACTTCGAGCATTGTTTAGCTCCAGCGCATGTCGAGGCTGACTAAGGTGCATGCGCTTTTCAATTTAACTTGGGTTATAAGGGATCCATCCTTCAGAATCACCATTTTCGGCATTCTGCTGTTCCATCATACCCTGGCCCTTTTCATAGGCAGCAGTCAACGGGCAATAGCGGACAATCCCTTCTCCGACTTTCATCGCGCCAAGCATCGCCATGAAAATGTAGGAATCTCTCCAAGGGCGTTTTACCATTTTCGAGGTTGACCAGGCAAGGACGGTCAAGCCAATTGTAATTCTTACAAGTGCATTGATGATTCCGATATTCGGGCGTAC contains the following coding sequences:
- a CDS encoding EYxxD motif small membrane protein; translated protein: MFWEYIMDVSFVWIALIGSIIALLLVYMKGSNKRRAR
- a CDS encoding YgaP family membrane protein — encoded protein: MNVRPNIGIINALVRITIGLTVLAWSTSKMVKRPWRDSYIFMAMLGAMKVGEGIVRYCPLTAAYEKGQGMMEQQNAENGDSEGWIPYNPS